In one Apostichopus japonicus isolate 1M-3 chromosome 18, ASM3797524v1, whole genome shotgun sequence genomic region, the following are encoded:
- the LOC139959128 gene encoding uncharacterized protein: MSEEANMQMHCDHEDTNSEMLEYDANITDQSSHLQNQLENQYLFPYAIHVLKLREVHKLPRTILDEVASEYNKLFVSNLLDIENAINTDLAAMGVNIKDCPNIQGVLKENKLRKAIEHMASENHQLHFCRQQLNMVDPLQICLGFEASGKKETFEYVSILGTLQSMLLNAEILAHVINGHSSRDPDIMMDYCDGAKFKCSRLFQIHSTAIQIHLYVDDFEVVNPLGTYTGTHKVNAMYMFIGNVEPKYRSSVNHIQLVWLCKSSLMKKYGLDTIIKPLMDDLNILEEHGIQVNVHGVEHKFYGSVCSVIADNLASHFIGGFTESFSGFRVCRFCMCTSESLRKNELHQSHMERTVNAHKIHVSRVRNDSEMSTAYDLGKENTLPVQGEMIKIGELSPEMTPFILKITGECDEAVQFLKPHLL; encoded by the exons ATGTCTGAGGAAGCAAACATGCAAATGCATTGCGATCATGAAGATACCAATTCTGAAATGCTAGAATATGATGCAAACATAACAGATCAAAGTTCTCACCTCCAAAATCAACTTGAAAACCAGTATCTATTTCCATATGCAATCCATGTTTTAAAATTGAGAGAAGTTCACAAATTACCTCGGACAATTTTAGATGAAGTTGCTAGTGAATATAATAAACTCTTTGTTTCAAATCTTCTCGACATTGAAAATGCCATAAATACTGATTTAGCTGCAATGGGTGTAAATATAAAAGATTGTCCTAACATTCAGGGAgtattaaaggaaaacaaacttcgTAAAGCCATTGAACACATGGCTAGTGAGAATCATCAACTTCACTTTTGTAGACAACAGTTGAATATGGTGGATCCCCTACAAATTTGTCTTGGATTTGAAGCATCTGGCAAGAAAGAAACATTCGAATATGTTTCTATTTTAGGTACTTTGCAGTCTATGTTGCTAAATGCTGAAATTTTAGCACATGTTATCAATGGACATTCATCTAGGGATCCAGATATTATGATGGACTATTGTGATGGAGCCAAATTTAAATGTAGTAGACTTTTTCAAATTCATTCAACTGCAATTCAAATTCACTTATATGTAGATGATTTTGAGGTTGTAAATCCTCTAGGGACATACACTGGTACCCATAAAGTTAATGCTATGTACATGTTTATTGGAAATGTTGAACCAAAATATCGATCTTCTGTGAACCATATTCAATTAGTTTGGCTTTGCAAAAGTTCATTAATGAAAAAATATGGCTTGGATACAATTATCAAACCCCTCATGGATGATCTAAACATTCTAGAGGAACATGGAATTCAGGTAAATGTTCATGGCGTAGAACACAAATTTTATGGTTCAGTTTGTAGTGTCATAGCAGATAATTTAGCCAGTCATTTCATAGGGGGATTTACAGAATCTTTCTCAGGTTTTCGTGTGTGCAGGTTTTGTATGTGCACATCTGAAAGTCTCAGAAAAAATGAGCTTCATCAAAGTCATATGGAAAGAACAGTCAATGCCCATAAGATTCATGTGAGCAGAGTGCGAAATGACAGCGAAATGTCAACTGCGTATG ATTTGGGCAAAGAGAACACATTACCGGTACAAGGTGAAATGATCAAGATTGGTGAATTATCACCTGAAATGACAccattcattttgaaaattactGGGGAATGTGACGAG gCTGTGCAGTTTCTAAAGCCTCATCTTCTATAA